In Rhodococcus pseudokoreensis, the DNA window TCCTGCCCGCCCTCGAGATCGTCGACTCCCGGATCCGTGACTGGAACATCGGCATCTTCGACACGATCGCCGACAATGCGTCCTCCGGTGGAGTGATCCTCGGCAGTCGCCCCGTCGCGCTGAACGACGTGGACTTGCGACTGGCTGGGTGCACTCTCCACATCGGTGGGGAACTCGTGGCGACCGGCGCGGGTGGTGCCGTCCTCGGTTCGCCACTCAACGCACTGGTGTGGCTGGCGAACACCGTGGGGCCGATGGGCGTGACGCTCGAGCCCGGTCATGTTGTACTTCCCGGCTCGATGACCAGGGCATTCCCGGTACGACCGGGAGATTCGATCGTCGCGCAGATCTCCGGGCTCGGCAGTGTGACGGCCGTGCTCGACACGAAGGAGGAACAATGACGGACACGAACACGTGGAGCGCGGCCCGAGTGGCCGAACGGTTGTTGCAGGCAGAAGACTCCGCCACAGCCCTGACGTCAATCAGGGCGGAATGGGACGGCCTCGACCTCGCGACGGCGTACGCCGCCCAGGACCTCGCCCTCAACATCCGGGTGGCGCGCGGTGAGAAGGTCACCGGGGTGAAACTGGGCGTCACGTCGAAGGCGAAGCAACGCCAGGTGGGAGTGGATTCCCCGTCGACCGCCTGGCTGACCGACCGAATGATCCTTCCGATCGGCGAGGCGGTGCCCCGAGCCTCGTTGATCCACGCGCGGGCGGAACCGGAGATCGCCTTCGTGATGGGACGCCGCCTGCAGGGACCCGGGGTCAGCGCCGCATCCGCTCTCGCTGCCGTGGACCATGTGGTGGGTGCCATCGAGATCATCGACAGCCGATTCTCGGGCTACAAGTTCTCGATGATGGACGCCGTCGCCGACAATAATTCGTCCGGCCGCTATGTCACCGGACCGATCAGCCGCAGGCCGGAGGATCTCGATCTCGCGCTCGAAGGGTGCCTGCTGGAAGTGGACGGCGAGGTGGTCGACTCGGCCACCGGCGCTGCAGTGCACGGACATCCGGCCGAAGCATTGGCGTTCGCGGCGAATACCCTTGCCGCACGCGGTCACGCCATCGAGGCCGGCTGGGTGGTGCTCACGGGAGGCATGACCGACGCGGTTCCGGTGAAGCCCGGCGCACGGATCGCAGTGCACTTCACGAATCTGGGCACCGTCACGGTGGCGGGAGGTCACTGATGCCGATCATCGAAGTCACCATCGCCGAGGGTCGTAGCGCCGAGGAGCTGCGAACGCTCATTTCCGAACTCACCCACGCCGCCCACCGTGCGATCGGCACGCCCGTGGCGAACGTGCGGGTGATCCTGCGGGAGACACCGAAGACCCATTTCGCGGCCGGTGACGTCACGCTCGCCGAACGGGAGGTGTCGGCCGCGCAGATCCGGATATCCGGAACCACCGCGGACGTCGGCGGCTGACGAGTCCACCATTGCGATCGGATGGCGAGGCGAGACCGGATTCGGGCTACACAGAGGAGTACCACCCGCTCTTCCCCAGGAGATCCGATGACCCCCAGCAGTCCCGTCACCCTCGCCGTGGAGCCGACCCAGGCATCGCCCGTCCCCGAGCGGATGGCCGACGAGTTGTATCACGACCTCGTGTCCCCGGACGAGGTTCGCCGCCTGCGTGCTCGCGTGCGTGAATTCGCCGCCCGCGCGATCGAGCCCGTCGCGCACCGGATCGCCGGTGGTGATGAGCGGCTGGACGGATTCCCGCGAGATGCGTTCGAAGCCATGGCGGCGGACGGGCTGTTCCGGATCCCGTTCCCGTCCGACGTCGGGGGGAAGGGCTTGGCGCACCCCGCCACCGCCACCGCGGTCGCAGTGGAAGAACTGGCGTACTACTCGAACAGCGTCGCAGCCATCTACGACGTGCACTGCATCCTGGCCGGCACCGCGCTCGACCAGGGCTCCGACGAGCAACGTCAACGCTGGCTGCGGCCGATCGTCGACGGCGAGATCGTGGGCGCCTTCGCGACCAGCGAACCGGGCGCCTCGAGTGACCTCTCCCCCGCCGCCGTATCCACAGTCGCGACCCCGGACGGTGACGGGTGGATCCTCAGCGGACGGAAACGGTGGATCACCAACTCCGTCGTCGCCGGAGTGGTGGTGGTGCTCGCCCGGACGGGAGACAGCCTGACGACTTTCATCGTCCCCACCAGTGCACCCGGTGTCACGATCGGCACCCCCGACCGCAAGCTCGGCAACCGTGGCCAGATCACTGCCGATGTCATTCTCGACGACGTTCGCCTCGGGGCGGAGTCGGTACTCGGACGGGTCGGGGGTGGCCTGCGCATCGCCTTGCAGACTCTGACCTACGGGCGCATCGGAATCGGTGCGGCGGGCGTCGGCATGGCGCAGGCCGCGTTCGATCGGACTGTGACCCATCTGAAGTCACGCCACGCCTTCGGCGCATCGCTTGCCTCGAAGCAGCATTGGCAGTTCGTCATGGCGGACTATGCAGCGGATCTGGAGGCGGCACGCAGCCTGTACATCAAAGCGGCGCTACGCCTCGACGCGGGTGAACGATTCCCCGAGCCCGAGGCGGCAATGGCGAAGCTGCGAGGTACCGATCTGGCTGCGCGGATCGCCCGAGATGCCGTGCAGGCGTTCGGTGGACTGGGCTTTGTCCGCTCGCTCGGCGCCGACGACACCGAGGGGCCGGTGGAGGCGATCTACCGGGACAGCAAGATCGGCGAAATATACGAAGGTGCCAACGAGATTCAACGGTGGGTCTTGGCGCGACAGATCTTCGGGCGCGAGCACACCGGATAGACGCAACGGAAACCTACCAGTCTGTTTCCGTTTCGTTGGCGAGCCTCCGGTTCACCAGAGGGCTGCGGCTGCTTCCGTACTGTTCCCGGAAATGTGCGGGACTGGCCCCGAAACGCTTGCGGAACGCTCGACTGAAGTGGGAGACATCGCGGAAACCGACGCGGTCGCTGATCTCGGCGACCGTGGAGTCGGTGTCCAGCAGTTGTTCGCGTGCGCGGTCCAACCGCAGTTGGTACAGCCACGTGCGTGGGGTGGCACCAGCAAGGCTGAAGAGTTTGTGTATGTAGCGCAAAGACATTCCGAGCTCCACGCCGATCTCGGCTGCCGTGTGGTCGGGATCGTGCAGATACCGCGCCATCGCCTGCTGCACCGACCGGAGGTCGTCGTGGTGCACCCGTTTCGTCGCGGTCACCGGGGGTGCCTGTTCGGTGAGAACCGCGGTGAGCAGATCCACCGCGGACGCGGCGACCGATGCCGACGACCCCACCGAAAGACGCGCATCGGTGGACGCGATGTCGACGAGGAAGCGAGAGACGAGACCGCCCATCCCGCTCTGCCCTGAAATTCCCAGCCCGGAGACCTCGTCCATGACCTCCGCGGAGAGTCGAGAGATCAGCAGTTGGCGTGGCGCACGCAGCACGACCTGCTCGAATTCGGTCCTGCCGTCCACGACGAACGGTGCCGCCGAATCGAGAATGCCGAACGCCCCCTGTTCGAGGAGCGCGGTCCGCGAGTGCTGCTGAAGAGTGGCGGACCCCCGCGTGATCAGACAGAGGAGGAAGTCGTCGTTGGGGTCGGATCGAATCATCTCGGGCGTACGCACCACCGTGTGTGGGTCGGCGTGCACCACACTCACTGTCAGTTCACCGAAGGGCCGCACCGTCAGTTCCGCTGCGAACTGGTCGTTCTCGTCCGGCCAGTCGACGTCCATCTCGCAGTATGTGGAATCCAGTGTGTCCGCCCAGCGCATGCGTCCTTCGGTCGACTCCAGCTCACGTGTACTCAGCACCATCGCAGCGGCGCCTTCGGTGCAGACGGAGTCATCCTTCTGTGCACTGTCGGTCATGTTCGAGCTCACCTCCGCCTTCTAGTGTTCCAGATCACACGGACTTTCCGCGCGGACGATCCCCGAAAAGTTCGCGGGCCGCGTCACTTCGAATCTTCCGAACGATGTCAGAGGAGAACGCCATGACCACCAGCACCACGTGGATCGAGTCGATCACGATGGAGGAACTCGATCGGGACCCGAACCCGATCTACGACCGGCTGCGGCGCGAAGCGCCCGTCGCGTACGTGCCGGCCGTGGGAATGTACGTCGTGGCCTCACGAGATCTGTGCCTGCAGATCACCCAGGACTCCGACACGTGGTCCACGGTGATCGCCCCATCCGGGGGACGGACATTCGGTGAAGGTACCGTACTCGCCTCCAACGGTGCGGAGCACAAGAAGCTGCGCGACTGGATCGACCCCCAGTTACGACCCAGCGCGGTCGACTCCTACGTCGACACCCTCGTCCGGCCGCAGGCACGCCGTATCCTCGAAGGAATCGAAGATCGCGGCGGCGTGGACATTCAGGAGGCCTACTTCGCACCGATCAGTGTGCGTTCGGTCGGTGACCTGATGGGCCTGACGGACATTCCGTCGGAAACGCTGGTCCGCTGGTTCCAGACCCTGGCACAGTCGTACGGGAACGCGGAAGTCGACCAGGACGGGAACTTCGCCAATCCTGCCCCGTTCGAGGCCGGCGACGCGGTGAAGACCGAGATCATCGCCGCCGTGGATCCGCTGCTCGACCACTGGTCCGAGCATCCCGACCACACACTGATCTCACACTGGCTACACGACGGCATGCCCGAGGGGCAGGTGCGGGACCGATCGGAGATCTACCCGAACATCTATGTGTTCCTGCTCGGCGCGCTCCAGGAACCGGGTCATGTCATGACCACCACACTGGCCGGGCTCCTCGCGCATCCCGATCAGCTCGAACGCGTCGTCGACGACCCCACTCTCATTCCCCGCGCCGTCAACGAGGGGGCGCGTTGGGTGGCGCCGATCTGGAGTGCCGCGGTCAAGGTGGCAAACCATGACGTCAGCCTCCAGGGAGTCGACCTGCCCGCAGGAACGCCGGTCATGCTCGCGTACGGTTCTGCCAACCGCGACGAATCCTCCTGGGAGAACCCGGAGGCCTACGACGTGGACCGCCCGATCATGCCCCACCTAGCCTTCGGTGCCGGCAATCATGCATGCGCAGGAACGTATCTCGGCACGGCGATCGTGCGGATCGCGCTCGAAGAGCTGTTCGAGACCATTCCGAACATCGAGCCCGATCCTGACCGCGCCCCGCAGTTCTGGGGATGGACGTTCCGCGGGCCACAGGGCCTGCACGTCACCTGGGAGGTGTGACCGATGGACCGCACCGTGACGGTGTCCGGACACGACGACGCGTTTCCTGTCGCAGCGGGCAATTCCGTCCTCGAGGCCGCTCTGCGTGCGAACCACTGGCTTCCGCACGCGTGTTCGCAAGGAACCTGCGGCACGTGCAAGATCCGCGTCCTCTGCGGCGAGGTGGACCACGGCGCAGCCGACGAGACGATCCTCACCGCCGACGACCGCGCGTCCGGACTCGCCCTGGCCTGCCAGGCGAAACCGCGCGGGGACCTGACCATCGCCCCGGTGAACGACGCCGACTCCGGCCGGCCGATGCACCCCCTCCGCGACTATCGGGGAACCGTGCGCGAGTTGTCGGACATTGCCCGTCAGACCCGCAGGCTGGTCGTCGAACTCGACCAGCCGATGGAGTTCGACGCCGGGCAGTACACCGAACTGATCGTTCCCGGATCCGGTGTCGCTCGGCAGTATTCGATGGCGAACCCGCCGTCCGAGCAACGACTGCTCGAGTTCCACATCCGGCAGACGGAAGGCGGTCTCGCCACGTCGGGATGGATCTTCGACACGCTCGCGGTCGAGGACCGCATCGAACTGCGCGGGCCGCTGGGCCAGTTCGGCATCGTCGAGCCGCAACCCGAACCCGCGATTCTCATCGGCGGCGGGACGGGACTCGCACCCCTCAAATCCATTGTCCGGCATGCACTCGACACGGACCTGCTACCGTCCATCCACCTCTACCACGGCGGACGCCGAGAAGCCGACCTGTACGACGTCGAGCACTTCCGGGCGCTCGAAGCAGCCGACTCGCGGTTCCATTACCACCCCGTGCTCAGCGAGGAAGGGTGGAGCGGGGCGACCGGGATGGTGACCGATGCCGTGCTGAACGACTTCGCGAGTTGCCGTGGCCACAGCGCCTACCTGTGCGGGCCGCCGGCGATGGTTGCCGCTGCCGTCAAGGCGCTCAAACGTCGCCGAATGTCACCGCGTTTGATTTTCAAGGAGGAATTCACCGCGAGCACACCGCGTGCGCAAGCCGCGGCCGTCTGAACGCCGCGATCCGTCCCATCAGACACATCGAGAACAGGGGTTCCATGTACCGCGTGAGCATCATCTACAACAGGCCGACCGACCCGGCCGCGTTCGACGAATATTACTCGACGAAGCATCTTCCCTTGGTCGAAGCCGTACCGGGCGTCGTCCGGCTTGCCACGGGCAAGTGCGAGACCTTCGACGGCACCACTCCGGCAGCATACGCGCTCGCCGAACTGTTCTTCGACTCCAAAGATGATGCCGGGCAGGCACTGTCGTCATCGGCTGGGAAGACCGCCGCCGGAGACCTTGCGAACTTCGCCACCGGCGGGGTCACGATGCTGTTCAGCAACGAAGACACGGTACTTCCCTGACCGCACGCGCGGGCTGATCGTGCACTCAGATCACTGTGAACCTCTGTGCGCACGTTCTTTACGGTACTGCCCGGGGCTCGTGCCGAACATGCCCCGGAACAGCCGGCTGAAGTGGGAGACATCCCGGAAACCGGCGCATTCGCTGACCTCCGCGACGGAGAGGTCTGTGGTCAGCAGGTACTTTCGCGCACGCTCGAGGCGGGCCTGGTGAAGCCAGGCCCGCGTCGTCGTGCCCTCGGCACTGAACAGTTTGTGGACGGTTCGCAGCGACATCCCCGCGGCAGCCGCGATGTCGGACAACGTCACGTCGGTGTCGTGAAGATTCTGTTCGATCACCCGCTGTACTCGCGTGAGGTCTTCGGTGCGGTGCAGGTCTGCGGCACTGGTCACCACTGATCCCTCGGTCAGCGCGGTGGCCAGCATGTCGACCGCGGAGGAGGCGAACGCGACCGCGGCACCCTCCGACATCGGCGCGTTCATATCGGCGATGTCGACAAACAACCGACCGACCAGTCCGCCGGCCCCGGAGTGCCCGGTGATCGATCTCGCTGTGCCGTGCTCGACGATCCGGCCGGGCAGTCGTGAGGTGAGGACCTCACGAGGCGAACGCACCACGACCTGCCGGAACGGCGCCGGCGAATGGAAGACGAACGGGGCGGCGCAGTCGAGAAGGACGAAGGATCCCCGATCGACGACCGCGGCTCGGCCGGACTGCTCGACCTCGACCTGTCCGTCGGTCACGAGGCACACCAGATAGCCTGTTCCCGAATCGGACTCGATCATCGCCGGCGACCGGACGACCGTGTGCGCGTCGGCGCGAATGGTGCTGATGTGGAGGTCACCGAACGGGCGCCCACCCCATTCTGCGTCGAATCGACGCCGCGGGTCGGGCCATGCGACATCCGTCTCGCAGTACAGCTGCTCCAACGTGCTCGCCCACTGGGTGTGGCCTTCACGCGTGTCCAACTCCCGCGTCCGCAGGGAGACGATCGCGGGACCGTCGGTGCGCTCGGAGCCATTCGATTGTTCGCGCTCAGCCATGTTCCATCGCACCTCCGCCTTCTAGTGTTCCAGATCACAGGAACGTGGCGTCCGGAACGATATACCTACTTTCCCGGTCGCGCGAGCCCCCTGGACTTCGGCTACCGATGCGCGCCAGCGCAATCGGCCGCCGGGCCGAATCCTGCCCCTCGACACCAGGAGTGAAGACATGACCACATCAGCGTTCGTCGACGATGCAGTCGGAGTACCCAACAGCGTTCGGCCCATGACGGGCGAGGAGTACCTCGAGTCGCTTCGCGACGGCCGGGAGGTGTATTTCCGTGGGGAACGCGTCGACGACGTCACCACGCATCCAGCCTTCCGCAACTCGGCGCGGTCCGTGGCCCGGATGTACGACGCACTGCATCGGCCGGAGTCACGCGGTGTCCTGGCAGTGCCGACGGACACCGGCAACGGCGGGTTCACGCACCCGTTCTTCAAGACCGCCCACAGCGCCGACGACCTGCTGCAGGCGCGTGAGGCGATCGTGGCCTGGCAGCGGGAGGTGTACGGCTGGCTCGGCCGCTCCCCCGACTACAAGGCGTCCTTCCTCGGCACCCTCGGCGCCAATGCCGACTTCTACGGCCCCTACAAGGAGAACGCGCTGCGCTGGTACAAGCAGGCGCAGGAACGGGTGCTGTACCTCAACCACGCCATCGTCAACCCGCCGATCGACCGCGACAAGCCGGCCGACGAGACCGCCGACGTGTGTGTGCACGTGGTGGAGGAGACGGACGCCGGCCTGATCGTGTCGGGCGCGAAGGTGGTGGCGACGGGGTCGGCGATCACGAACGCGAACTTCATCGCCCACTACGGCCTGCCGCTGCGCAAGAAGGAGTACGGCCTGATCTTCACCGTGCCGATGGATTCGCCCGGCCTGAAGTTGTTCTGCCGCACGTCCTACGAGATGAACGCCGCCGTGATGGGAAGCCCGTTCGACTACCCGCTGTCGAGCCGGTTCGACGAGAACGACGCGATCATGGTGTTCGACCGGGTACTGGTCCCGTGGGAGAACGTCTTCGCCTACGACACCGAGACGACGAACAACTTCGTGATGAGGTCGGGATTTCTGTCCCGCTTCATGTTCCACGGGTGCGCCCGGCTGGCCGTGAAGCTCGACTTCATCGCCGGGTGTGTGATGAAGGGCGTGGAGATGACAGGTTCCGCCGGCTTCCGCGGTGTGCAGATGCAGATCGGGGAGATCCTGAACTGGCGCGACATGTTCTGGGGCCTGTCCGACTCGATGGCCAAGTCACCCGAGCCGTGGGTGAACGGTGCCGTGCAGCCGAACCTGAATTACGGTCTCGCCTATCGCACGTTCATGGGTGTGGGCTACCCACGCATCAAGGAGATCATCCAGCAGGTGCTCGGAAGCGGACTGATCTACCTGAACTCCCATGCGAGCGACTGGAACAACCCGGCGATGCGGCCGTATCTCGACCAGTACGTGCGCGGCTCCAACGGGGTCGCCGCCATCGACCGCGTCCAGTTGCTCAAGCTGCTCTGGGACGCCGTCGGCACCGAGTTCGGCGGTCGACACGAACTGTACGAACGCAACTACGGCGGCGACCATGAGGCCGTCCGGTTCCAGACGCTGTTCGCCTACCAGGCCAGCGGTCAGGATCTCGCGCTCAAGGGGTTCGCCGAACAGTGCATGTCGGAGTACGACATCAACGGGTGGACCCGGCCCGACCTGATCAACAACGACGACCTGAAGATCGTCCGGAGCTGAGTAGAGGGCAGATGAGGAGTCAAGCCATGACCGACACGGTCCGCGGATCCGACCTCGAGGTGACGGCGCTGCACATGCGGAAGGCGTTGGGGCGATTTGCCAGCGGCGTCACCATCGTGACCACCGCCGAATGCGAGGACGAGGACTCGGTGCACGGGATGACGGCGAACGCCTTCACGTCTGTGTCGCTCGACCCACCGCTGGTGCTCGTGTCGATCGCCAACCGAGCGAAGATGAACGATCGGATTGCGGAGACCGGCAAGTACGGCGTCTCCATCCTGGCGGGCGATCAGGAACCGGTGTCGCTGCACTTCGCAGGTGCCGCGCAGCAACCCGATCTAGTGCGGTTCGTGTGGCGCAGGGGTGTGCCGCTCCTCGAAGGCGCTCTGGTGCACCTGGCGTGCACGGTCGTCGCCTCGTATCCCGCGGGCGATCACACCCTGCACGTGGGCAGGGTCGAGCAGCTGTCGTACGACGATGGTCACCCGCTCGTCTTCTACACCGGCAGCTTCCGGTCGCTCGAGCTGCTCGGGCGTGACGAACCCTGGGGATTCTGAGCACGACGCAACGGGAAGGGCGGTCGCGACCAGTGTCGCGACCGCCCCTTTCTCGCGTAAGGCCGGCTCAGTGTGACGCGCGGGAAGCGATCTCGTCGGCACGAATTGCGGCAGCTGCGGTTCCGGCGATCGCCCAGTTGGCGGGGTCGACCTCGACGACCTGGCCGCGCACGAGCGACCGCGGCGTGTCGAGCACGTCGACCACGACATCGGTGAGTCGTGATGCGAGTTCCCGGCGTTGCGCGGCAGGCCGGCCGGCGAGCACGATCGCGGTGAAGTACGGCGCAGGCGGCGCACCGTCGGCGACAACGGTTCCCACCACAGCGACGTCGTCGGGGGCGTAGCACACGATGAACACCCGGACTCGGTCGATCGGCGAGTCGAGTACCTCGGAGTAGCAGCGACTCGCCTCGGTCAGCAGCATGTGGCGCTGTTCGGCCGTGTAGGCGCCGTCGACGAGGTGGAAGTGTGCGACAGGCATGGGCGGCAGTTCCTTTCGAGGAGGCGATCAGTGGATTCCGTGCCGGGTTCCGGCGTCGACGTTGATGACGGAGCCGTGCAGCGCCGCGGCTTCCGGGGCGAGCAGCGTCTCGACGATCCAGCCGATCTCGGGAAGCGTCGGCAAGCGGCCGAGAGTGGTCTTGGCCCGGTATCGGTCCCAGATCTGTTCAGGGTCCAGTCCGGTTTCCGCGGATTCCGTCTCCACGAACGCGCGCAGCCGTGGGGTGTCCACCGGCCCGGGCGCGATCGTGTGGGTGGTGACACCCCTCGGCCCGTACAGGGCGCTGAGTTGGCGCATGAGGTTGAAGACCGCGGCGTTCACCGTGCCGGGCGCGGCGTCGAGCGGACCGGGCTCGAGTCCGAGGGAGCCGGCGATCGTGACCAAGCGAGAACCGTCGACGAGATGATCGCGGACGGCGTGCAGGAGGCGGACGAGTCCGCCGACCTTGATGTTCGCCCCCACGGCGAAATCCCCGGGTGCGATGGTGTCGGCGGATCCCCGAACGGGGAGGCCCGCCGCGAACAGGGCCATCCGCACCGGCGAATCCACCAGACCGGAGATCGCGTCGATGGCGCTGTCGTCGGCGATGTCGGCGGTGCAGGGAATGATCCGCTCGTCCGCGGCGGCGAGTTTCTCGAGGTCGTCGGGGTTTCGGGCGACGGCGAGAACCCGGAGCCCGCGACGGGCCAATCGGAGGGTGATCTCGGTGCCCATCGCGCCGGTCGCGCCGACGACGACGCAGAGGTCGGGTGCAGTCACAGCAAAGTTCTCCTCGGGGTGTGAACGGAGAACGGCCGCAGCGGTGGGTACCGCTGCGGCCGTCCGTGGCGAAGTGTGGTCAGCCGCGCAGGCGGATCGTGACTGCCCGCGGTTCGGTGAAGAAGTCGCGCGAGTACTGGCCGCCCTCCCGGCCCAGTCCGCTGCTGCCTTCACCTCCGAACGGCAACCGGAGGTCGCGTTCGAAGAACGTGTTGATCCAGACGGTTCCGGCCTTCCAGCGTGCCGCCATGCGGTGCGCACGATCGAGGTTCTGGGTGAACAACATTCCGGCCAGGCCGTACGGCGAGTCGTTCGCGATGCGCAGTGCCTCGTCCTCGTCGTCGAATCCGAGAACGGTTTCGACGGGGCCGAAGATCTCCTCGCGGGCGGTGCGGGAGTCGTTGGTCAGCCCGGTGATCACGGTCGGCGGGTAGTAGAAGCCTTTCGCCCGGGCAGCGTCGGTGAGGCGGGCGCCGCCGGTGAGAATCTTGCCGCCCTCCTCCTGCGCGAGTTCGACGTAACCGTGGACCTTCTCGAGGTGCCGCTGTTCGATGAGCGGGCCGAGGAAGTTCGAGGCGTCCTTCGGGTCGCCGACGGTGAGCTTGTCCGCCTCGTCGGCGAACCGCTCGAGGAATTCGTCCATGATCGAGTTCTGCACCAGCAGTCGGGAACCCGACAGGCACACCTGGCCGTTTCCGCCGAATATCGCGCGGATCGACATCGGCACGGCGACATCGAGGTCGGCGTCGGCGAAGACGATGTTCGCGGACTTGCCACCCATCTCCGCGGAGACCGGGGTGTGGTTGACCGCCGCGGACTGGAGAATCTTCACGCCCGTCGCACTCGATCCGGTGAACGTGATCCGGTCGACCCGCGGGTCGGAGGTGAGCGGCCCGGCGACGGCCTCACCGCCGAACCCGTGCACCACGTTGAGGACCCCCTCGGGCAGTCCCGCCGCCAGCGCCAGTTCGGCGAATCGGTGCGCGGTCATCGGGGTCTGCGGTGCCGGTTTGAGGACCGCGGTGTTGCCGAAGGCCAACGCCGGGGCGATCTTCCACGTCGCGAGCATCAGCGGCGCGTTCCACGGGCTGATCGCCGACACCACGCCCGCCGGCGGATACAACACGTAGGAGAGGAGATCCCCGTCCGGGTATGCCTCGTTCGCCGCCATCGACACGTAGTCGGCGAAGAACCGCAGATTGTGGGCCACCCGAGGGATTTCGGCGTGCAGGGATTGGTTGATGCTCTTGCCGCCGTCGCGGGTCTCGATCAGCGCCAGTTCCGTCCGGTGTTCGTCGACCGCATCCGCGACCGCATGCAGGATCTTTGCCCGCTCCTTCGGCGACATCCGAGGCCAGGGACCGTCGTCGAAGGCGCTGCGGGCGGCGGTGATCGCGGCGTCGCCGTCGTCAG includes these proteins:
- a CDS encoding tautomerase family protein translates to MPVAHFHLVDGAYTAEQRHMLLTEASRCYSEVLDSPIDRVRVFIVCYAPDDVAVVGTVVADGAPPAPYFTAIVLAGRPAAQRRELASRLTDVVVDVLDTPRSLVRGQVVEVDPANWAIAGTAAAAIRADEIASRASH
- a CDS encoding 4-hydroxyphenylacetate 3-hydroxylase family protein, with translation MTTSAFVDDAVGVPNSVRPMTGEEYLESLRDGREVYFRGERVDDVTTHPAFRNSARSVARMYDALHRPESRGVLAVPTDTGNGGFTHPFFKTAHSADDLLQAREAIVAWQREVYGWLGRSPDYKASFLGTLGANADFYGPYKENALRWYKQAQERVLYLNHAIVNPPIDRDKPADETADVCVHVVEETDAGLIVSGAKVVATGSAITNANFIAHYGLPLRKKEYGLIFTVPMDSPGLKLFCRTSYEMNAAVMGSPFDYPLSSRFDENDAIMVFDRVLVPWENVFAYDTETTNNFVMRSGFLSRFMFHGCARLAVKLDFIAGCVMKGVEMTGSAGFRGVQMQIGEILNWRDMFWGLSDSMAKSPEPWVNGAVQPNLNYGLAYRTFMGVGYPRIKEIIQQVLGSGLIYLNSHASDWNNPAMRPYLDQYVRGSNGVAAIDRVQLLKLLWDAVGTEFGGRHELYERNYGGDHEAVRFQTLFAYQASGQDLALKGFAEQCMSEYDINGWTRPDLINNDDLKIVRS
- the nphA gene encoding NADH-dependent flavin reductase gives rise to the protein MTDTVRGSDLEVTALHMRKALGRFASGVTIVTTAECEDEDSVHGMTANAFTSVSLDPPLVLVSIANRAKMNDRIAETGKYGVSILAGDQEPVSLHFAGAAQQPDLVRFVWRRGVPLLEGALVHLACTVVASYPAGDHTLHVGRVEQLSYDDGHPLVFYTGSFRSLELLGRDEPWGF
- a CDS encoding aldehyde dehydrogenase — its product is MTTTEPAPGVTEIRHLIGGEWKSASDGATFESRDPHDGSLLATVPRGTADDGDAAITAARSAFDDGPWPRMSPKERAKILHAVADAVDEHRTELALIETRDGGKSINQSLHAEIPRVAHNLRFFADYVSMAANEAYPDGDLLSYVLYPPAGVVSAISPWNAPLMLATWKIAPALAFGNTAVLKPAPQTPMTAHRFAELALAAGLPEGVLNVVHGFGGEAVAGPLTSDPRVDRITFTGSSATGVKILQSAAVNHTPVSAEMGGKSANIVFADADLDVAVPMSIRAIFGGNGQVCLSGSRLLVQNSIMDEFLERFADEADKLTVGDPKDASNFLGPLIEQRHLEKVHGYVELAQEEGGKILTGGARLTDAARAKGFYYPPTVITGLTNDSRTAREEIFGPVETVLGFDDEDEALRIANDSPYGLAGMLFTQNLDRAHRMAARWKAGTVWINTFFERDLRLPFGGEGSSGLGREGGQYSRDFFTEPRAVTIRLRG
- a CDS encoding SDR family NAD(P)-dependent oxidoreductase, whose product is MTAPDLCVVVGATGAMGTEITLRLARRGLRVLAVARNPDDLEKLAAADERIIPCTADIADDSAIDAISGLVDSPVRMALFAAGLPVRGSADTIAPGDFAVGANIKVGGLVRLLHAVRDHLVDGSRLVTIAGSLGLEPGPLDAAPGTVNAAVFNLMRQLSALYGPRGVTTHTIAPGPVDTPRLRAFVETESAETGLDPEQIWDRYRAKTTLGRLPTLPEIGWIVETLLAPEAAALHGSVINVDAGTRHGIH